In one Alphaproteobacteria bacterium SS10 genomic region, the following are encoded:
- the ispH gene encoding 4-hydroxy-3-methylbut-2-enyl diphosphate reductase encodes MTDQAIGSGQKSPQAGLPVEIILAQPRGFCAGVERAIEIVERALIKHGPPVYVRHEIVHNKRVVDTLRAKGAVFVEEVDEVPPGAVTIFSAHGVAEQVESDAAERELDVLDATCPLVSKVHKEGQRYADDGYEVVLVGHAGHPEVEGTMGRIDGTVHLVETEEDVAKLSPSDPERLAYVTQTTLSVDDTRGIIEALKSKFPAVTGPDVRDICYATQNRQTAVRELARQVDLILVVGASNSSNSNRLVELGRDSGVDSYLVQDANDVEAGWLDGVETIGLTAGASAPETVVQEVVTRISELRTTNIRTLDGVIENIRFKLPKALADVSAPAAE; translated from the coding sequence ATGACCGATCAAGCTATTGGATCTGGCCAGAAATCGCCCCAGGCTGGTTTGCCCGTTGAAATCATCCTGGCCCAACCCCGTGGCTTCTGCGCCGGGGTTGAGCGCGCCATTGAGATTGTTGAGCGGGCCCTGATCAAGCATGGACCACCGGTCTATGTGCGCCATGAGATTGTGCACAACAAACGGGTGGTCGACACCCTTCGCGCCAAGGGTGCGGTCTTCGTTGAAGAGGTTGATGAGGTGCCACCGGGCGCCGTCACCATCTTCTCCGCCCACGGTGTGGCTGAGCAGGTTGAGAGTGATGCCGCCGAGCGAGAGCTCGATGTACTGGACGCCACCTGCCCGCTGGTTAGCAAGGTGCATAAGGAAGGCCAGCGCTACGCCGATGATGGGTATGAGGTTGTTCTGGTCGGCCATGCCGGTCACCCTGAGGTTGAGGGCACCATGGGCCGCATTGATGGCACGGTCCATTTGGTTGAGACCGAAGAGGATGTTGCCAAGCTGAGCCCGAGTGACCCAGAGCGCCTCGCCTATGTTACCCAAACGACGTTGAGCGTTGATGACACCCGCGGGATCATTGAGGCGCTCAAGAGCAAGTTTCCAGCCGTGACCGGCCCCGATGTTCGGGACATCTGCTACGCGACCCAAAACCGGCAAACCGCCGTTCGTGAATTGGCGCGGCAGGTTGACCTGATCCTGGTCGTGGGTGCCAGCAACAGCTCCAACTCAAACCGCCTTGTAGAGCTGGGTCGTGACTCCGGCGTCGACAGCTATTTGGTTCAAGATGCCAATGATGTTGAGGCCGGTTGGCTAGATGGGGTCGAGACCATTGGCCTCACCGCTGGCGCATCCGCACCAGAGACCGTGGTACAAGAAGTCGTCACGCGCATCTCTGAACTACGCACCACCAATATCCGCACCCTCGACGGGGTGATTGAGAATATCCGTTTCAAGCTGCCTAAAGCCCTGGCCGATGTGTCAGCGCCGGCCGCCGAATAA
- a CDS encoding polyprenyl synthetase family protein, translating into MTVAAEQVEERLGDLLPATDAPEQRLMAAINHGTLEGGKRLRPFLVMSSAELFAVDRECALRVACAVEMIHSYSLVHDDLPAMDDADTRRGKPAVHKAFDDATAILAGDALLTLAFEVLSDPATHADPNVRCTLVSELAKASGARGMVGGQMLDLIAETQELDLGQITRLQRMKTGDLIAFACQAGAILGRASAQDRHALHAYAHDLGLAFQIADDLLDIEGDAETVGKPTGRDEDAGKATFVSILGAERARSQATLLSEQAIQHLGRFEGSADMMREIARFVVERRS; encoded by the coding sequence ATGACCGTCGCCGCTGAGCAGGTGGAAGAGCGTCTGGGCGACTTGCTGCCCGCAACCGATGCGCCCGAGCAGCGGCTGATGGCCGCCATCAATCACGGCACACTCGAAGGCGGTAAGCGCCTACGCCCGTTTTTGGTGATGAGCAGCGCCGAGCTGTTTGCCGTTGACCGCGAATGTGCGCTTCGCGTCGCCTGCGCAGTTGAGATGATCCACAGCTACTCATTGGTCCATGATGACCTACCGGCCATGGATGACGCCGACACCCGCCGTGGTAAGCCAGCGGTGCACAAGGCGTTTGACGATGCGACCGCGATCCTCGCCGGTGATGCGCTGCTGACCCTAGCCTTTGAGGTATTGTCCGATCCGGCCACCCATGCCGATCCAAATGTGCGTTGTACGTTGGTCAGCGAGTTGGCGAAGGCCTCCGGTGCCCGTGGCATGGTCGGCGGCCAAATGCTCGACCTGATCGCAGAAACCCAGGAACTCGATCTGGGCCAAATCACCCGTCTGCAGCGGATGAAAACCGGCGATCTGATTGCCTTTGCCTGTCAGGCTGGTGCCATCCTCGGTCGTGCCTCGGCGCAGGATCGTCATGCGCTCCATGCCTATGCCCATGATCTTGGGTTGGCGTTCCAGATTGCCGATGATCTGCTGGATATTGAGGGTGATGCGGAAACGGTTGGTAAGCCAACCGGTCGTGATGAGGATGCCGGTAAGGCAACCTTCGTCTCAATCCTGGGGGCTGAACGTGCCCGGTCGCAAGCAACACTGTTGAGCGAGCAGGCGATCCAGCACCTGGGCCGGTTTGAGGGCAGCGCCGATATGATGCGCGAGATTGCCCGCTTCGTCGTTGAGCGCCGCAGCTAA
- a CDS encoding NAD-dependent epimerase/dehydratase family protein: MTTLVTGATGFVGAAVLRALIARGDQVRVLRRAESPSANLAGLEVETAIGDLNDPDSLKQAITGCSDLFHVAADYRLWARNPSTLYRTNVDGTEALMRAAMAVGVGRIVYTSSVATLGNPGDGRPGDEETPVTEADMTGDYKRSKFLAEQVVRAMVAEDGLPAVIVNPSTPIGPRDIKPTPTGKMVLDAAAGRMPAYVDTGLNVVHVEDVAAGHLLAHEKGEIGRHYVLGGTDMGLGDIFAAIAELTGRPAPKFCLPIGPLMPVAAMMEMIAKLPGGPEPMMTRDSLKMARKKMFFSSARAARELGYQPRPAIDAFKDAIAWFQETGRLSA; this comes from the coding sequence ATGACAACATTGGTCACCGGTGCCACTGGTTTCGTTGGCGCGGCTGTGCTTCGGGCCCTCATTGCCCGTGGCGACCAGGTTCGGGTCCTGCGGCGCGCTGAGAGCCCATCAGCCAATCTGGCTGGGCTGGAAGTTGAGACGGCGATTGGCGATCTCAATGACCCTGATAGCCTGAAGCAGGCGATCACAGGATGCTCTGACTTATTCCATGTCGCCGCAGACTATCGGTTATGGGCCCGCAACCCCTCGACCTTGTACCGAACCAATGTGGATGGGACCGAGGCCCTAATGCGCGCCGCCATGGCCGTCGGCGTCGGCCGCATCGTCTATACCAGCAGCGTTGCAACCCTTGGCAATCCTGGCGATGGCCGCCCCGGTGATGAAGAGACACCGGTTACTGAGGCGGATATGACCGGCGACTACAAACGCTCAAAGTTTCTGGCGGAACAGGTTGTCCGCGCCATGGTGGCAGAGGATGGCCTGCCAGCCGTCATCGTTAACCCCTCCACCCCCATTGGGCCGCGAGACATCAAACCAACACCAACGGGTAAGATGGTGCTGGATGCGGCTGCTGGACGGATGCCAGCCTATGTCGATACCGGGTTGAACGTCGTTCATGTTGAGGATGTGGCTGCTGGTCACCTTCTCGCCCATGAGAAGGGAGAGATTGGTCGACACTATGTGCTGGGCGGCACCGATATGGGCTTGGGCGATATCTTCGCTGCCATTGCCGAACTGACAGGACGGCCCGCACCGAAGTTCTGCCTGCCCATCGGACCTTTGATGCCGGTTGCGGCGATGATGGAAATGATCGCCAAGCTACCCGGCGGGCCAGAACCGATGATGACCCGCGACAGCCTGAAAATGGCACGAAAGAAGATGTTCTTCTCAAGCGCGCGCGCAGCGCGTGAGCTGGGCTATCAGCCCCGCCCGGCCATTGATGCATTTAAGGATGCGATTGCCTGGTTTCAGGAAACCGGGCGTCTTAGCGCCTGA